A section of the Candidatus Methanoperedens sp. genome encodes:
- a CDS encoding radical SAM protein, giving the protein MQDNLVEEISTALLSEPVNLSQLCKRLEMELNLPSGEVQHLIYQIVAQLNAKFFPPVACMELILTEGCNLKCSYCFENEMIRHKKMTEKVARYAIDLLFDYSQNENKLSITHFGGEPLLNFPMVQFVTEYAEEKARLTGKSVDFNMTSNGILLNESMAEYLDEHKINVLLSIDGCESTHDRHRVDKKGRGTFSRVMKSMRILKRTQPWIGTKMTVMPDNVASLFEDILGLYSMGVNQFMIGHATGVEWSEKERETYGREMRKIAKWYREERRGDLRIAELDAEDKGSSFFGCRAGRNSISISVDGEISSCSKVLSLNNRQLLAKLGDVEYGLTNISNRFELINCIKLRSACEALGIAGDFQGGCFATNYNETGALFQPGLQEHEFSLLERSIRLEFAPVLNRAT; this is encoded by the coding sequence ATGCAGGACAATTTAGTCGAGGAGATTAGCACAGCTCTCTTATCAGAGCCTGTTAATCTTTCTCAACTTTGCAAGCGCCTGGAAATGGAGCTTAATTTACCATCAGGCGAAGTACAGCACCTTATTTATCAAATCGTAGCACAATTGAATGCCAAGTTTTTCCCTCCTGTGGCCTGCATGGAGCTGATCTTAACTGAAGGATGCAATCTGAAATGCTCTTATTGTTTTGAAAATGAAATGATCAGGCACAAGAAGATGACTGAAAAAGTAGCCCGATATGCTATCGATCTTCTCTTCGATTATTCGCAGAATGAGAATAAGTTAAGCATAACTCATTTTGGAGGGGAGCCCCTTCTGAATTTTCCCATGGTCCAATTCGTCACAGAGTATGCAGAGGAAAAAGCCAGACTCACAGGAAAATCTGTTGATTTCAATATGACGAGCAACGGAATCTTGCTGAATGAATCCATGGCAGAATACCTTGATGAGCATAAAATAAATGTGCTTCTTAGCATTGATGGATGCGAGTCTACGCATGATCGCCATCGGGTGGATAAAAAAGGCAGGGGCACCTTCTCACGGGTTATGAAGAGTATGAGAATATTGAAGAGAACCCAACCCTGGATAGGGACAAAGATGACCGTTATGCCCGATAATGTCGCCAGTCTTTTTGAAGATATCCTGGGGCTTTACAGTATGGGCGTAAACCAATTTATGATCGGTCATGCTACAGGTGTGGAGTGGTCTGAGAAAGAGAGGGAAACTTACGGCCGGGAGATGAGAAAAATCGCTAAGTGGTACAGGGAAGAACGTCGTGGGGATCTTCGTATTGCAGAGTTAGATGCAGAAGATAAAGGCTCAAGCTTCTTCGGCTGCAGGGCGGGCCGCAACAGCATATCTATATCTGTCGACGGAGAGATATCATCCTGTTCAAAGGTCCTGTCCTTAAATAACAGGCAGCTCCTTGCAAAGCTAGGTGATGTAGAATACGGATTAACCAACATCAGCAACCGGTTTGAACTGATAAATTGCATAAAGCTGCGCTCGGCTTGTGAAGCTCTGGGCATAGCCGGAGATTTCCAGGGAGGTTGCTTTGCCACGAACTACAATGAGACAGGTGCCCTTTTCCAACCCGGCCTTCAGGAGCATGAATTTTCATTGCTGGAGCGTTCGATTCGCTTAGAATTTGCTCCTGTACTGAATAGAGCTACGTAA